In the Malaya genurostris strain Urasoe2022 chromosome 1, Malgen_1.1, whole genome shotgun sequence genome, one interval contains:
- the LOC131426551 gene encoding 26S proteasome non-ATPase regulatory subunit 9 codes for MVVPSNTSREAVLQLIEQKESIERKINDQGKILQTNHVGMKDPLVDENGYPRNDIDVYQVRQARHQIICLQNDLKAIMKQIEQGLHTVHAETAAQQRENLSSTKLQAMEVDGEGSSVIDGTGLISTGRATSAKPIAKVNVVSDGSPAQEAGIALRDEILEFGTVNASNFRDLSQIAVVVRNCENKSVPVKIRRDGNILELVLTPKPWNGRGLLGCNIVPMDHQ; via the exons ATGGTAGTTCCATCCAATACATCTCGTGAGGCGGTTTTACAGCTAATCGAACAGAAGGAATCGATTGAGCGAAAAATAAACGATCAGGGCAAAATTCTGCAAACG AATCATGTTGGTATGAAGGACCCTCTAGTTGACGAAAATGGATACCCCCGCAACGATATCGACGTCTATCAGGTTCGACAGGCACGTCATCAGATCATCTGCCTACAAAACGACCTCAAAGCAATCATGAAACAAATCGAACAAGGACTGCATACGGTACATGCCGAAACGGCCGCTCAGCAGCGCGAAAATCTGTCCTCTACGAAACTACAAGCGATGGAGGTGGATGGGGAAGGCAGTAGCGTGATCGATGGTACGGGATTGATCTCGACTGGTAGGGCGACATCCGCAAAACCTATCGCTAAAGTTAACGTAGTCAGTGATGGTTCCCCGGCACAAGAGGCT GGAATTGCCTTGCGCGACGAAATACTCGAGTTTGGTACCGTGAACGCCTCTAATTTTCGTGACCTGTCTCAGATTGCCGTTGTGGTCCGGAATTGTGAGAATAAATCTGTCCCCGTGAAGATTCGTCGCGACGGGAACATACTGGAACTAGTTCTCACACCAAAGCCTTGGAACGGGCGGGGACTGCTCGGATGTAACATTGTTCCAATGGACCACCAATGA
- the LOC131426550 gene encoding pre-mRNA-processing factor 39, translating to MASVSDEDIAAPEEKGRRATRSRQSKTSQPAVVATPTRSSRRNRKVDEEEPPEKVIAEEIQNDSDEPDTKQVMEQLQELIVPVLDTQSKLGEETSSTNLFEEFQVDTRTPQNKKYSDREDSISAAPAPPEDCVFIANLAAEENANSLPSAVDESSQIAIENLDDMASIQQEVNGDNQADITGSSDHALADNLANGFTEEDSKNTDLDAEMVSEDELPRPVQPQVQDAEEVSDDELPGPRLAELPADAEIVSEDELPHSSEKLVPQLPTDTDNVSDEELPAAKKAELPADTDNVSDEELPAAKKAELPADTDNVSDDELPAAKKAELPADTDNVSDEELLDKTLPQTAEVIDDKKSTDDTIAEQSTPENSKENDKKETSKRKLEKDDESSEKISEAPEKKTKVEPPAEPEKKKLPDLDKYWKAVNDDSTDFTAWTYLLQYVDQENDIEAAREAYDAFLAHYPYCYGYWRKYADYEKRKGSKRKCEEVFERGLKAIPLSVDLWIHYLSHVKANQADDEAMIRSQFERALASCGLEFRSDKLWEAYIKWENEGKRIEKVVALHDRLLATPTQGYANHFDNFKEVVNNNPVHTLVSKEEFIELRAYVRESVRKRKEEKDRKRSGSNDKDKDRKADKDKHDEHKSSKTKDKRAKSQESDVKEPKEDKEPDTNKDKEEPMETDETKQPPVSGEEAKEDEKENKEPAEEEKSVEKIQTEPEEEKEADDHVNSPEEAEAIKDKIISRRKKIHKATVAAVTARWTYEEGIKRPYFHVKALERCQLKNWKEYLDFEIEQGDEKRILVLFERCLIACALYDDFWLKLIRYLDGRSEDPIMIPRIRDAYERACTIHHPDKPSLHLMWSAFEEAQSNTNKAAEILANLEKVCPNLMQVAYRRINLERRRGDYDKCVQLYQTYLAQAKNRTVAGNVVIKYARFLNKIKKDLNQAHEVLRNYLEKDTSNTRVALQLIDLSLQRETVDEKEILEIMDQFMARDGIEPDQKVLFAQRKVEFLEDFGSTAKGLQEAQKALQAIMAKANETKKKREPSPPKKSSKDTTAASTAASTSGTAASYAAGGYSYAGANPAYYGTTAAQSSQYQYGDSSSYGYSTWNQQYSQSGYGGYSQWSGYGSYY from the exons ATGGCTAGTGTAAGTGACGAAGATATTGCTGCGCCGGAAGAAAAAG GTCGTAGAGCAACTCGTTCAAGACAAAGTAAAACTTCACAACCGGCCGTTGTAGCTACCCCTACAAGGTCATCTCGGCGAAACAGAAAAGTAGACGAAGAAGAACCACCGGAAAAAGTGATTGCGGAAGAG ATACAGAATGACTCAGATGAACCCGACACAAAACAAGTAATGGAACAACTGCAGGAATTGATTGTTCCGGTTTTGGATACACAGAGCAAACTGGGTGAAGAAACAAGTTCGACCAATCTGTTCGAAGAGTTTCAAGTGGACACAAGGAcaccacaaaataaaaaatattccgaCAGAGAAGACTCAATTTCTGCAGCACCAGCTCCGCCGGAAGATTGCGTTTTCATAGCAAATTTAGCTGCCGAGGAAAATGCCAATAGTTTGCCGTCAGCGGTTGATGAAAGTTCTCAAATTGCTATCGAAAACTTAGATGACATGGCTTCGATTCAACAAGAAGTGAATGGAGATAATCAAGCCGATATAACTGGTAGTAGTGACCATGCACTAGCGGACAATCTGGCAAATGGTTTTACTGAAGAGGACTCTAAAAACACGGATCTGGATGCGGAAATGGTATCAGAAGATGAACTCCCAAGGCCAGTTCAACCGCAGGTTCAAGATGCGGAAGAGGTTTCGGATGATGAACTGCCCGGACCCAGACTTGCTGAGCTACCAGCAGATGCTGAAATCGTTTCAGAGGACGAACTACCGCACTCGTCAGAAAAACTTGTTCCACAGTTGCCCACCGACACCGACAATGTTTCTGACGAAGAGCTACCGGCCGCCAAGAAGGCCGAGTTACCTGCCGATACAGACAATGTTTCGGACGAGGAACTTCCGGCAGCTAAAAAAGCTGAACTTCCGGCCGATACTGATAACGTATCGGACGACGAGCTTCCGGCAGCAAAAAAGGCCGAGTTACCGGCGGATACGGATAACGTGTCGGATGAAGAGCTTCTCGACAAGACGTTGCCGCAAACAGCAGAGGTGATCGACGATAAGAAATCGACGGACGACACTATAGCTGAGCAGAGCACACCGGAAAACTCCAAGGAGAATGACAAAAAGGAAACATCTAagagaaaactggaaaaagatgaTGAATCAtcggaaaaaatttccgaaGCTCCCGAGAAGAAAACCAAAGTCGAACCTCCTGCAG AGCCGGAAAAAAAGAAACTGCCGGATCTTGACAAATATTGGAAAGCGGTCAATGACGATTCAACAGATTTCACCGCTTGGACTTATCTTCTGCAATATGTGGATCAAGAG aATGACATTGAGGCTGCTCGTGAAGCGTACGATGCCTTCCTGGCGCATTACCCGTATTGCTATGGATACTGGCGCAAATACGCCGACTACGAGAAACGAAAGGGCAGCAAGCGGAAGTGTGAAGAG GTATTCGAACGGGGCTTGAAAGCGATCCCACTCTCGGTGGACTTGTGGATCCACTATTTGTCCCACGTGAAGGCGAATCAAGCCGACGACGAAGCGATGATTCGGTCACAGTTCGAGCGTGCCCTGGCATCGTGCGGGTTGGAGTTCCGTTCGGATAAGCTCTGGGAAGCCTACATCAAATGGGAGAACGAAGGAAAGCGCATTGAAAAGGTGGTGGCATTGCACGATCGGCTGCTGGCGACGCCCACCCAAGGATACGCGAATCATTTCGATAA TTTCAAAGAAGTCGTCAACAACAATCCGGTTCACACTCTGGTCAGCAAAGAAGAATTCATTGAGCTTCGCGCTTACGTTCGTGAGTCCGTCCGAAAGCGCAAGGAGGAAAAAGACCGAAAGCGTTCCGGTTCGAACGACAAAGACAAGGACCGCAAGGCCGATAAAGACAAACACGATGAGCACAAGTCATCTAAGACGAAGGATAAGCGAGCCAAGAGTCAGGAGTCCGACGTGAAGGAACCGAAGGAGGACAAAGAACCGGACACCAACAAGGACAAGGAGGAACCGATGGAAACGGACGAGACAAAGCAGCCGCCGGTGAGTGGCGAAGAAGCGAAAGAAGACGAGAAGGAAAACAAAGAACCGGCCGAAGAAGAGAAATCGGTAGAAAAGATACAGACTGAGCCGGAGGAAGAGAAGGAAGCCGATGACCATGTTAACAGTCCAGAAGAAGCAGAAGCTATCAAAGACAAAATCATCTCCCGGAGAAAGAAAATACATAAAGCAACGGTTGCAGCAGTAACCGCTCGGTGGACGTATGAAGAAGGCATCAAGCGGCCCTATTTCCATGTGAAAGCGTTGGAACGCTGCCAATTGAAGAACTGGAAGGAGTATCTTGATTTCGAAATCGAACAAGGAGACGAGAAACGCATTTTGGTACTGTTTGAGCGGTGTTTGATTGCTTGTGCGTTGTACGACGATTTCTGGTTGAAACTGATTCGTTACTTGGATGGTCGGTCTGAGGATCCAATCATGATTCCACGAATCCGAGACGCTTATGAACGCGCCTGCACAATTCACCATCCCGATAAGCCAAGTCTACATCTGATGTGGTCAGCGTTTGAGGAAGCACAATCCAACACGAACAAAGCTGCGGAAATCCTCGCGAACCTGGAGAAGGTTTGTCCGAATCTGATGCAAGTTGCCTATCGGCGGATAAATCTGGAACGCCGTCGCGGAGACTACGACAAGTGCGTTCAGTTGTACCAGACGTATTTGGCACAGGCGAAAAATCGAACCGTTGCCGGCAATGTGGTAATAAAATATGCACGATTTCTCAACAAGATTAAAAAAGACCTCAATCAAGCCCACGAGGTACTCAGGAATTACCTGGAAAAAGATACGTCGAACACGCGAGTTGCTCTGCAGCTGATTGATTTATCGCTGCAACGCGAAACAGTGGACGAGAAGGAAATCCTGGAGATCATGGATCAGTTTATGGCACGAGATGGAATAGAGCCTGATCAGAAAGTGTTGTTTGCACAGAGGAAGGTTGAGTTCCTAGAAGATTTCGGTAGTACTGCTAAGGGACTGCAGGAAGCCCAAAAAGCACTGCAAGCGATAATGGCCAAGGCGAACGAAACGAAGAAAAAGAG GGAACCATCGCCaccaaaaaaatcatcaaaagatACTACGGCGGCCAGTACCGCTGCTAGCACTAGCGGAACTGCAGCTAGCTATGCAGCCGGAGGATACAGCTATGCGGGAGCAAATCCTGCATACTATGGCACCACGGCGGCCCAATCCAGTCAGTATCAGTACGGGGACAGTTCTTCGTACGGCTACAGCACCTGGAATCAACAATATTCCCAGTCCGGTTACGGAGGGTACAGTCAGTGGAGTGGGTATGGAAGTTATTATTAA
- the LOC131426553 gene encoding dynein regulatory complex protein 8-like isoform X2 encodes MADLDYPDIDPENELEKRIADAFLIFDHHGNKTVDVREIGTILRFLGCVPTEADVNEVISATEFEDSNGTVHLSKFLPYVSQLIAEHKLEPAPPEKLLKAFRVLDQDGKGFVDREYMTKLIVEEGEPFTAEELEEMMAVAVDMATDKIPYENYLNQLLVDF; translated from the exons ATGGCAGATCTGGATTATCCCG ATATCGACCCTGAGAACGAATTGGAAAAACGGATCGCGGATGCTTTTCTTATATTTGATCATCACGGCAATAAGACGGTGGATGTGCGTGAGATCGGAACAATTTTACGATTTTTAG GTTGCGTACCAACGGAGGCGGATGTAAATGAAGTTATTTCAGCAACGGAGTTCGAAGATTCCAACGGAACGGTTCATCTTTCAAAATTTCTGCCGTATGTTAGTCAACTGATAGCCGAGCACAA ATTGGAACCGGCACCACCGGAAAAGCTTCTCAAGGCATTCCGTGTGTTGGATCAGGATGGGAAAGGTTTCGTCGATCGCGAATATATGACCAAACTAATCGTCGAAGAAGGCGAACCGTTCACCGCAGAGGAACTGGAAGAAATGATGGCTGTAGCGGTTGATATGGCCACCGATAAAATACCTTACGAAAATTATCTAAATCAATTATTG GTCGACTTCTGA
- the LOC131426553 gene encoding dynein regulatory complex protein 8-like isoform X1: MADLDYPDIDPENELEKRIADAFLIFDHHGNKTVDVREIGTILRFLGCVPTEADVNEVISATEFEDSNGTVHLSKFLPYVSQLIAEHKLEPAPPEKLLKAFRVLDQDGKGFVDREYMTKLIVEEGEPFTAEELEEMMAVAVDMATDKIPYENYLNQLLHEPQDSIYHLADQLKHQIKRKTIFKFYKR; encoded by the exons ATGGCAGATCTGGATTATCCCG ATATCGACCCTGAGAACGAATTGGAAAAACGGATCGCGGATGCTTTTCTTATATTTGATCATCACGGCAATAAGACGGTGGATGTGCGTGAGATCGGAACAATTTTACGATTTTTAG GTTGCGTACCAACGGAGGCGGATGTAAATGAAGTTATTTCAGCAACGGAGTTCGAAGATTCCAACGGAACGGTTCATCTTTCAAAATTTCTGCCGTATGTTAGTCAACTGATAGCCGAGCACAA ATTGGAACCGGCACCACCGGAAAAGCTTCTCAAGGCATTCCGTGTGTTGGATCAGGATGGGAAAGGTTTCGTCGATCGCGAATATATGACCAAACTAATCGTCGAAGAAGGCGAACCGTTCACCGCAGAGGAACTGGAAGAAATGATGGCTGTAGCGGTTGATATGGCCACCGATAAAATACCTTACGAAAATTATCTAAATCAATTATTG CATGAACCTCAAGATTCCATTTATCATTTGGCGGACCAACTCAAACATCAAATCAAGCGAAAgactattttcaaattttacaaacGATAA
- the LOC131426552 gene encoding chromosome-associated kinesin KIF4 yields the protein MSNSSADSVAVAVRIRPLNNREQDRGCRIVVEQPNPIEPQVVIGNGISGKPEAFTFNYVFSPDDSQQLMYESAVRPLLQKLYAGYNVTILAYGQTGSGKTFTMGTNYDGDEDATMGVIPRAINDIFHRIEETTEEFEVTLSCSFMELYQENLYDLLSKKGTREERVVDIRESNNQIVIPGLTEVSISSADDTFEALIRGSQERAVASTAMNAVSSRSHAIFTLNLTNRSKGAKPVVTNSKFHLVDLAGSERPKKTQATGERFKEGVKINQGLLVLGNVISALGSSGGPLGHVPYRESKLTRLLQDSLGGNSVTLMIACVSPADYNCEETINTLRYANRAKNIRNKAVVNQDPNQAEIRRLNAVIQELRLELLSATTGKENVPGEANRVSTAPEKGIFRSSSSNNIQSITSAEAIRREREMSDKIRTLQQQLQSALQDLATDQLRALSMEKIIEELETLLATSPDSELKQEIQSILLGYKEETELIRIDAQQTDTMLQTASEDFQNRSDTHTQKQMKIRDELRQLTKELELKEELHRKCLGNISNMTFTVNSSCCSSDELVEEYETKIKEMEKQIEDLNGQLNTTKVVDKKNKLAEERRKKVQQLEAELAAMRKKSVQQAKLLQMKEKDTQRIENLSREIQAMKAMKVKLAKAMRAESENFRQWKINREKEICQLREKDRKLKNEMVRLRSSHDKQQNVLRRKVEEAQAVNKRLKDALERQKHVQAQRAAKAVGKPVRGAEVPSWIDHELELIRSVKDASVTLKTLMDDRALLNAKLREMKNHPEEHDEEEIKQQEQDLELRNAQIADIQQKILSTDVDSKQKAILEGIPTFPEAKLAIKKLLSVFAETQEEAAKARHQLVDVRLSMECLEESNRGLIVEIAEIKQRFANETNELAKMYEEKLSMLLMSKQKYARQSQETAVTCDTILQEASDRMEKLRQELDSMKQMNSILAKQLEEANQNRGRRARNSTKSVAVPIEYESDEDEEDDDEADQVGDSDLERDPDFRATPLRKRKKSTSVRESVMKKSVLGGGSKKRATEGQAAEGTGDQSNHNRSNHTHCSCSSTCSTKRCGCKKQGDFCSETCRCPEGCVNRKIDEQDESVEENEAVESTMDGSQPEESEDDNNKENIAKDSAGLMEKRKSQDDSDEGAGDLTPKRVKHDILTPTYVYSVKKRKPLLDDI from the exons ATGTCGAATTCATCGGCCGATTCGGTAGCCGTAGCCGTTCGTATACGACCGTTAAACAACAGGGAACAGGATCGCGGGTGCCGAATAGTGGTGGAACAGCCGAACCCAATTGAACCTCAAGTGGTTATCGGCAACGGAATCAGTGGAAAACCGGAAGCATTCACATTCAACTATGTTTTCTCACCGGACGATAGCCAGCAGTTGATGTACGAGAGTGCGGTACGACCTCTTCTGCAGAAGCTGTACGCTGGATATAATGTTACCATACTGGCGTATGGCCAAACTGGCTCAGGAAAAACGTTCACGATGGGCACTAATTACGACGGAGACGAAGATGCCACGATGGGTGTAATTCCTAGAGCTattaatgatatttttcatcgaATAGAAGAAACTACCGAAGAATTCGAGGTCACTTTAAGCTGTTCCTTCATGGAGCTTTATCAGGAAAACTTGTACGACCTGTTGTCGAAAAAAGGTACCAGAGAGGAGCGTGTTGTAGATATTCGAGAGTCGAATAATCAGATTGTAATACCGGGTCTGACGGAGGTTTCGATATCTTCGGCGGATGATACTTTCGAAGCTTTGATACGAGGCTCGCAGGAACGAGCCGTAGCTTCGACTGCTATGAATGCGGTATCCAGTAGAAGTCACGCGATCTTTACCCTTAATCTAACTAATCGATCAAAAGGTGCAAAACCTGTGGTCACTAACAGCAAATTTCACCTGGTTGATTTGGCCGGATCAGAGCGACCGAAGAAAACTCAAGCCACGGGAGAACGTTTTAAGGAGGGCGTCAAGATCAATCAGGGTCTGCTGGTGCTTGGTAATGTTATTTCAGCCCTCGGCTCTTCTGGAGGACCACTTGGTCATGTACCCTACAGGGAGTCGAAGCTAACCCGACTGCTGCAGGACTCATTGGGTGGTAATTCGGTCACTCTTATGATTGCTTGCGTCTCACCGGCCGATTATAACTGCGAGGAGACAATCAACACATTGCGCTATGCAAACCGAGCGAAAAACATCCGCAACAAAGCCGTTGTCAATCAGGATCCGAATCAGGCCGAGATTCGTCGCTTGAATGCCGTCATCCAGGAGTTACGATTGGAATTGCTATCCGCTACAACGGGAAAGGAAAATGTTCCTGGTGAAG CAAATCGTGTTTCAACGGCTCCGGAGAAGGGTATTTTCCGATCGAGCAGCAGTAACAACATACAAAGTATTACCTCGGCTGAAGCTATTCGACGGGAACGAGAAATGTCAGATAAAATTCGTACTCTCCAACAGCAGCTTCAATCGGCCCTGCAGGATTTGGCAACCGATCAGCTGCGAGCACTTTCGATGGAAAAAATCATTGAGGAGCTGGAGACGTTGCTGGCCACTAGTCCGGATAGTGAGTTGAAGCAGGAAATTCAGTCGATTCTGCTGGGATATAAAGAGGAAACGGAACTAATTCGAATCGATGCCCAGCAAACGGACACAATGCTGCAGACAGCTTCGGAGGATTTCCAGAATCGTTCCGATACACACACCCAGAAGCAGATGAAGATCCGAGACGAGCTGCGGCAGTTAACCAAGGAATTGGAACTGAAAGAGGAACTACACCGAAAGTGTCTTGGCAACATCTCAAACATGACATTTACGGTGAATTCGAGCTGTTGCAGTAGCGACGAGCTCGTCGAGGAATACGAGACGAAGATAAAGGAAATGGAAAAACAGATCGAGGATTTGAATGGCCAGCTCAACACGACCAAGGTGGTAGATAAAAAGAACAAATTGGCGGAGGAACGACGGAAGAAGGTACAACAACTGGAAGCGGAACTGGCAGCGATGCGCAAAAAAAGCGTGCAACAAGCGAAGTTGCTTCAGATGAAGGAAAAGGACACACAGCGAATCGAAAACCTGAGCCGAGAAATTCAGGCCATGAAGGCAATGAAAGTAAAGCTCGCCAAAGCGATGCGTGCCGAGAGTGAAAACTTTCGTCAGTGGAAAATCAATCGAGAAAAGGAAATCTGCCAGCTACGTGAGAAAGATAGGaagttgaaaaatgaaatggTTCGTCTTCGTTCGTCCCACGATAAACAGCAGAACGTGCTCCGACGAAAAGTGGAAGAAGCCCAGGCCGTTAACAAGCGCTTGAAAGATGCCCTGGAACGACAAAAGCACGTTCAGGCGCAACGTGCTGCGAAGGCCGTTGGAAAACCGGTGCGAGGTGCCGAGGTACCATCTTGGATCGATCACGAACTGGAATTGATCCGCTCGGTGAAGGATGCCTCGGTGACACTGAAAACACTGATGGATGACCGCGCTCTACTGAATGCCAAACTACGGGAAATGAAAAACCATCCCGAGGAACACGACGAAGAGGAAATCAAACAGCAGGAGCAGGATTTGGAATTGCGGAATGCACAGATTGCTGATATTCAGCAGAAAATCCTTTCGACCGATGTTGATTCCAAGCAGAAAGCAATCCTCGAAGGCATTCCGACATTCCCGGAGGCGAAGCTTGCAATCAAAAAGCTACTCTCGGTATTTGCTGAAACGCAGGAAGAGGCCGCCAAGGCTCGCCACCAGCTGGTGGATGTTCGACTTTCGATGGAATGTTTGGAAGAATCAAACCGTGGTCTAATCGTGGAAATTGCCGAAATCAAGCAACGCTTCGCCAACGAAACTAACGAACTGGCCAAAATGTACGAAGAGAAACTGTCCATGCTGCTCATGTCGAAGCAGAAGTACGCTCGTCAATCACAAGAAACGGCCGTCACCTGTGATACGATCCTGCAGGAGGCGAGCGATCGGATGGAAAAGCTTCGACAGGAGCTGGACTCGATGAAACAGATGAATTCGATTCTGGCAAAACAACTGGAGGAAGCCAACCAAAACCGCGGTCGTCGCGCACGGAACAGTACAAAATCAGTGGCAGTACCGATCGAGTACGAAAGCGACGAGGACGAGGAGGACGATGATGAGGCGGATCAGGTCGGTGATTCCGATCTGGAACGGGATCCAGACTTCCGTGCGACGCCACTTCGAAAACGCAAGAAG TCCACCAGTGTGCGCGAATCGGTCATGAAGAAATCTGTTCTTGGTGGTGGCAGCAAAAAACGGGCTACCGAGGGTCAGGCTGCAGAAGGAACGGGAGACCAATCCAACCACAACCGAAGCAACCACACCCACTGCAGTTGTTCGTCTACGTGTTCTACGAAACGCTGCGGCTGTAAGAAACAAGGTGATTTCTGTAGCGAAACTTGTCGCTGTCCGGAAGGTTGCGTGAATCGAAAAATTGACGAACAGGACGAATCGGTTGAGGAAAATGAAGCCGTCGAGAGCACCATGGACGGATCGCAACCGGAGGAGTCGGAGGATGACAACAATAAGGAGAATATAGCTAAGGATTCCGCTGGATTGATGGAAAAACGAAAATCACAGGACGATAGCGACGAGGGCGCGGGAGATCTAACGCCCAAAAGAGTGAA GCACGATATTCTAACACCGACCTACGTGTAttcagtgaaaaagaggaaGCCTTTATTGGATGACATCTAG
- the LOC131426554 gene encoding U3 small nucleolar RNA-associated protein 25 homolog: MVNRQNRRQAGGHRGKGKQYLSIAAKKQRRKERAQRLPVSRFKKNLKHIERSQEANEALKRQQEAERKYKTKMNVPTVEEELESSASEDEVAQEDDFELLMKSLTNGHKGAARREEAIESEESESESNEEELDLEEQDEEVGSEVESESETEHESEEESTCEDPYMSFVSNCFSPQMLESLLAEPTAVHRNTIKFKRLGNLVVEIPKDSSVENRNSALLADDDVYASEGSIPEPLNVAKLDAKKLHLKERILRHLEEPYFTALQGECFSILNNYQDFYYPARTMVNADEIRFVYCLHALNHVLKATSKILHHNLKLAELANTKKKNKKAVVSTPEYRDQGLVRPKVLIVVPFRSSALKIVDVLKQLFAGDEIKAVTNYKRFQEEYGGETLYFPKHNPKPEDYEKMFSGNTDDNFRIGISFSKSSLKLYTKYYNSDLILASPLGLRMTIGAEGESERDYDFLSSIEMLILDQTEVCLAQNWDHVIHLMDHLHLQPQSTEHTDFSRVRNWCLNGWSRFYRQTLIFASHDLPEFRSIFNNKCSNYRGKVRFASPVKIGSIRHVIIQVPQTFHRIDVTSLEQSFDAKFQHFTTVLLSQLRSVTMARCLIFVPSYFDYVRLRNYFKKEELSFVQICEYSKDAKIARARDMFFHGSSHFMLYSERSHFFRRTRIKGIRHLVFYQLPTYPQFYAEMINLMTNEYQNRKDGIDASSMTVTVLYTKYDLLRLSAVVGTEQAAKIAGSSKAAHIFTTQK; this comes from the coding sequence ATGGTTAATCGACAGAACCGCAGGCAGGCTGGTGGCCACCGCGGTAAAGGTAAACAATACCTTTCGATTGCCGCCAAAAAGCAACGTCGTAAGGAACGAGCCCAACGGCTACCGGTTTCCCGTTTTAAGAAGAATTTGAAACACATTGAGCGTAGTCAGGAGGCAAACGAGGCTCTCAAAAGACAGCAGGAAGCAGAACGTAAATATAAGACCAAAATGAATGTTCCGACGGTTGAAGAGGAATTGGAATCCAGTGCTAGTGAGGACGAAGTCGCACAGGAAGACGACTTCGAATTGCTGATGAAGTCATTGACTAATGGGCACAAGGGAGCTGCTCGACGAGAGGAAGCTATCGAGAGTGAGGAAAGTGAAAGCGAAAGTAATGAAGAAGAACTTGACTTAGAAGAGCAGGATGAGGAAGTTGGTTCGGAAGTCGAAAGTGAATCGGAAACTGAACATGAATCCGAAGAAGAATCGACATGTGAGGATCCTTATATGTCATTTGTTAGTAACTGCTTTAGTCCTCAGATGTTGGAGTCGCTCTTAGCCGAACCCACTGCGGTACACCGAAATACGATCAAGTTCAAGCGATTGGGGAATCTTGTTGTGGAAATTCCAAAGGATTCTTCCGTGGAAAACAGAAACAGTGCACTGTTGGCTGATGACGATGTTTACGCATCCGAGGGGTCTATTCCGGAACCGTTGAATGTGGCTAAGCTAGATGCAAAAAAGTTACACCTTAAGGAGCGAATTCTTCGACATTTGGAAGAGCCATATTTTACCGCTTTGCAGGGGGAATGTTTTTCCATTTTGAATAACTACCAAGATTTTTATTATCCAGCCAGAACAATGGTTAATGCAGACGAAATTCGTTTCGTGTACTGCCTTCATGCCCTAAATCACGTCCTGAAGGCAACGTCGAAGATATTGCACCACAATTTGAAATTGGCCGAACTGGCAAACACTAAGAAAAAGAACAAGAAAGCAGTTGTCTCTACGCCAGAGTATAGAGATCAAGGATTAGTGCGCCCTAAGGTACTGATTGTTGTGCCGTTTCGTAGTTCCGCGTTGAAAATTGTCGATGTCTTGAAGCAATTATTTGCAGGAGATGAGATCAAAGCAGTTACCAATTACAAACGCTTCCAGGAGGAGTACGGCGGTGAAACGCTTTACTTCCCGAAACATAATCCAAAGCCGGAGGATTACGAGAAAATGTTCAGCGGAAACACGGATGATAATTTTCGGATTGGTATTTCGTTCAGCAAAAGTTCTTTGAAATTGTACACCAAATATTACAACTCGGATTTGATCTTGGCTTCCCCACTGGGTCTGCGAATGACGATCGGAGCCGAAGGCGAATCGGAACGAGACTACGACTTCCTATCATCCATTGAGATGTTGATCTTGGATCAGACGGAGGTTTGTTTAGCACAAAATTGGGATCACGTGATTCACCTGATGGATCATCTTCATTTGCAACCTCAAAGTACGGAACATACGGATTTTTCTCGAGTGCGCAACTGGTGTCTTAATGGATGGTCACGATTCTACCGTCAGACATTGATATTTGCGTCGCACGATTTACCGGAATTTAGATCCattttcaacaataaatgttCTAACTATCGGGGGAAAGTTCGTTTTGCAAGTCCGGTAAAAATTGGATCTATTCGTCACGTTATAATCCAAGTTCCACAAACGTTCCACCGAATTGATGTTACCTCATTGGAGCAATCGTTTGACGCCAAATTTCAGCACTTCACAACTGTCCTCCTTTCGCAACTTCGTTCGGTCACCATGGCTCGCTGTCTGATATTTGTTCCATCATACTTCGACTACGTCAGACTACGGAATTATTTTAAAAAGGAAGAACTTAGTTTTGTGCAGATTTGTGAATACTCCAAAGATGCCAAAATAGCTCGAGcccgagatatgttctttcacGGTAGCAGTCATTTTATGCTGTACTCCGAACGATCACACTTCTTTCGGCGAACACGAATCAAAGGAATTCGACACCTGGTGTTTTATCAGTTACCAACGTATCCTCAGTTCTACGCCGAAATGATCAATCTGATGACGAACGAATATCAGAACAGAAAGGACGGAATCGACGCAAGTTCTATGACAGTAACAGTACTGTACACAAAATATGATCTACTGCGGCTCTCTGCCGTCGTTGGAACTGAGCAAGCAGCCAAAATCGCCGGCAGTTCTAAAGCAGCTCATATATTTACCACTCAAAAATAG